In Nicotiana tabacum cultivar K326 chromosome 11, ASM71507v2, whole genome shotgun sequence, a single window of DNA contains:
- the LOC107827803 gene encoding isoleucine N-monooxygenase 2-like codes for MIRNFKFPHIFYFFQMVSAFFSYITTLWQIFFSIILKITSKLLSITRNKPLLPPGPKPWPIVGCIPQMVLNKKPAFEWIHKLMEEMDTEIACIRLGNVHVIPVTSPELACLFLKNQDSIFSSRPICMSANLVSNGYLTSLFLPMGDQWMKRRRIISSHVLSATSFQWLRHKRDEEADHLLRFVYHQCINKCLVINLRKVTRYYSANVIKNMIFSKRLLGPLVESEEEDEQVDAIFTLLEYFHSFSISDYLPWLSGFDLDGHKAIIKKAFAIATKYIDLEIDERIHIWKNGNKTVEEDILDVLIILKDTNGNPMLNDKEIKAQVLELMLATIDNPSHAVECTIKEMLNQPKIMQRATEEIDNVIGSNRLVQESDLPQLNYVKACIKESFRLHPLAAFNVPHVSISDSVVGEYFIPKGSAVLLSRLGLGRNPRVWDDPMKFKPERHISEEGGDVVFTDSELRLLSFSIGRRGCPGVKLGSTITTMLLARLLQGFTWSLPPNSLGNDLTGDYPECALLRTMPFFAKAKPRLPKDMYP; via the exons ATGATCAGAAATTTTAAATTTCcacacattttttatttttttcaaatggtTTCTGCTTTCTTTAGCTATATTACTACTCTATGGCAAATTTTCTTTTCCATAATCCTTAAGATAACAAGCAAATTATTGAGTATTACAAGAAATAAGCCATTATTGCCTCCAGGTCCAAAACCATGGCCAATAGTTGGTTGCATTCCTCAAATGGTACTAAACAAGAAGCCAGCATTTGAGTGGATACACAAACTAATGGAGGAAATGGATACTGAAATTGCTTGCATTCGTCTTGGTAATGTTCACGTCATTCCTGTCACTTCTCCTGAGCTTGCTTGCCTATTTTTAAAGAATCAAGACTCGATTTTCTCATCGAGGCCTATTTGCATGTCCGCGAACCTCGTTAGTAATGGCTACTTGACTTCGCTTTTTCTCCCTATGGGTGATCAATGGATGAAAAGGAGAAGAATCATTTCTTCTCATGTCCTCTCAGCTACGTCTTTTCAATGGCTTCGTCATAAGAGAGATGAAGAAGCTGATCATCTTCTTCGATTCGTTTATCATCAGTGCATTAACAAATGTCTTGTTATTAACTTGAGGAAAGTGACAAGATATTATAGTGCCAATGTTATTAAGAATATGATTTTCAGCAAGAGATTACTTGGACCATTAGTAGAATCAGAAGAAGAGGACGAGCAAGTTGATGCAATTTTTACACttcttgaatattttcattcttttAGTATCTCAGATTACTTACCATGGTTAAGTGGATTTGATTTAGATGGTCACAAGGCAATTATTAAGAAAGCCTTTGCCATAGCAACAAAATACATTGATCTTGAAATTGACGAGAGGATTCATATTTGGAAGAATGGCAACAAAACTGTGGAAGAAGACATCCTTGATGTTCTTATCATCCTCAAGGATACTAATGGGAATCCTATGTTGAATGATAAAGAGATTAAAGCTCAAGTCCTA gaactCATGCTGGCTACGATAGATAATCCCTCACATGCAGTCGAATGCACAATCAAAGAAATGTTGAACCAACCAAAGATAATGCAAAGGGCCACAGAAGAGATTGACAATGTCATTGGGAGCAATAGATTGGTTCAAGAATCCGACTTGCCACAGTTAAATTATGTCAAAGCTTGTATTAAAGAGTCCTTTCGATTACATCCCTTGGCGGCTTTCAACGTTCCTCATGTGTCTATATCGGATTCTGTTGTTGGTGAATACTTCATCCCAAAAGGGAGTGCAGTGTTATTAAGTCGTCTTGGACTTGGCCGAAACCCTAGAGTTTGGGATGATCCCATGAAGTTCAAGCCAGAGCGCCATATCAGTGAGGAAGGTGGTGATGTAGTTTTCACTGATTCAGAATTACGTTTGTTATCATTTAGTATTGGACGACGAGGTTGTCCAGGTGTAAAACTTGGCTCAACAATTACCACTATGTTACTTGCTAGGCTTCTTCAAGGGTTTACTTGGAGTTTACCACCGAACTCTCTGGGCAATGACTTGACTGGTGATTACCCGGAATGTGCTCTCCTTCGCACCATGCCATTTTTTGCTAAGGCAAAACCGCGATTGCCTAAAGACATGTACCCttaa